A genomic region of Prosthecobacter sp. contains the following coding sequences:
- a CDS encoding PEP-CTERM sorting domain-containing protein (PEP-CTERM proteins occur, often in large numbers, in the proteomes of bacteria that also encode an exosortase, a predicted intramembrane cysteine proteinase. The presence of a PEP-CTERM domain at a protein's C-terminus predicts cleavage within the sorting domain, followed by covalent anchoring to some some component of the (usually Gram-negative) cell surface. Many PEP-CTERM proteins exhibit an unusual sequence composition that includes large numbers of potential glycosylation sites. Expression of one such protein has been shown restore the ability of a bacterium to form floc, a type of biofilm.), whose product MRAMIGLANGPVFENNPLIMNTSLHRAAGKRNVVLFLVCRVFGMLVLTAPVALRAAVTFHVNDQTGFTTAMSAVTNNTLLGTETFGGSALGTNSNANPNPPITQGVPNFPYNSGLVMPMTVQSNSLGGSASVVSMGTILLAVGPNSTRGNITPVITIASTTNSLDWIFSPTTQVNGVGLNPFSINGAGFSNIVISAYSTTGAFLGSTNFSADPASTQYLGVEATGGDQIGRINFWSPTAGRLPGGINASLYATPEPGRAMLLGLGLGLAVMRRRRRRDQEGKWENES is encoded by the coding sequence ATGCGCGCGATGATTGGTCTTGCTAATGGCCCTGTTTTTGAAAACAATCCTCTTATTATGAATACCAGTCTTCATCGTGCCGCGGGGAAGAGGAACGTTGTCTTGTTCTTGGTGTGCCGCGTGTTTGGAATGCTTGTGCTGACAGCACCGGTGGCGCTGAGAGCAGCGGTCACCTTTCATGTGAATGATCAAACCGGGTTCACCACGGCGATGTCTGCGGTGACGAACAACACCCTGCTGGGCACGGAAACCTTTGGGGGATCCGCGCTGGGCACGAACTCCAACGCGAACCCGAACCCGCCAATCACACAGGGGGTGCCGAACTTTCCGTACAACAGCGGGCTGGTGATGCCGATGACGGTGCAGAGCAACTCGCTGGGCGGGTCGGCCTCGGTCGTGAGCATGGGCACCATCCTGCTGGCGGTGGGGCCCAATTCCACCCGGGGGAACATCACGCCAGTCATCACGATCGCGAGCACCACCAACAGTCTGGACTGGATCTTCAGCCCTACGACGCAGGTGAACGGGGTGGGGTTGAACCCCTTTTCCATCAACGGGGCCGGATTTTCGAACATTGTGATCAGTGCTTATTCGACGACGGGAGCTTTCTTGGGATCCACCAACTTCAGTGCCGACCCGGCATCGACCCAGTATCTGGGCGTCGAGGCCACGGGCGGGGATCAAATCGGCCGCATCAACTTCTGGAGTCCCACCGCCGGGCGTCTCCCCGGCGGGATCAATGCCAGCCTGTATGCGACGCCGGAGCCAGGCCGTGCCATGCTCCTTGGGCTGGGACTGGGACTGGCGGTGATGCGTCGGCGAAGAAGGCGCGATCAGGAGGGGAAATGGGAAAACGAAAGCTGA
- a CDS encoding IS3 family transposase, with translation MISHPGNTHCLTDMRQTLEVSRSGYYDHTHKAHRQRRQQDQAIATQLVEGFKLSRQTYGSPRLREVLKAQGLGVSRRRISRLMAAKGLRPKAKRRFVPKTTHSNHCGPIAANLLQQRRPTPPTRLNEIWVKDICFVRCAHPAGSLTVGCLAVLGSYIPTREGWLYLDATLDLCSRRVLGWHASAAMPVELVITSLRQAYSHRGVPLHDLIVHIDRGCQYASAAYRADLTLRHAIPSMSRTGNCYDNAAMESFWATLKTEAFGSTIPATRSAAITMIFDYITTFYNSKRLHSSLDYMSPLDFEASLN, from the coding sequence ATGATCTCCCATCCTGGCAACACGCATTGTCTCACTGACATGCGCCAGACGCTTGAAGTATCGCGCAGTGGTTACTACGATCACACGCACAAGGCGCACCGCCAGCGCCGTCAGCAGGATCAAGCCATCGCCACGCAACTCGTCGAAGGCTTCAAGCTCAGCCGCCAGACTTATGGCAGTCCGCGTTTGCGCGAGGTGCTCAAGGCGCAGGGCCTCGGCGTGAGCCGCAGACGCATCAGCCGCCTGATGGCCGCCAAGGGACTGCGCCCCAAGGCCAAGCGCCGCTTCGTGCCTAAAACCACGCACAGCAATCACTGCGGCCCCATTGCCGCCAATCTGCTTCAACAACGCCGCCCCACTCCACCCACCCGCCTCAACGAGATCTGGGTCAAAGACATTTGCTTCGTTCGCTGCGCTCACCCTGCGGGCAGCCTGACGGTTGGCTGTCTCGCTGTGCTCGGCTCTTACATCCCCACGCGTGAAGGCTGGCTCTATCTTGATGCCACGCTGGATTTATGCAGTCGCCGAGTGCTCGGCTGGCACGCCTCTGCGGCCATGCCTGTGGAGCTGGTCATCACCTCGCTGCGCCAGGCCTACAGTCATCGCGGTGTTCCCCTGCACGACCTCATCGTTCATATCGATCGTGGCTGCCAGTATGCCAGCGCGGCCTACCGCGCTGACCTCACCCTGCGTCACGCCATCCCCAGCATGAGCCGCACAGGCAACTGCTACGACAACGCCGCCATGGAGTCCTTTTGGGCCACGCTCAAAACCGAAGCCTTCGGCTCCACCATCCCCGCCACCCGCTCCGCTGCCATCACCATGATCTTCGATTACATCACCACCTTTTATAACTCCAAGCGTCTCCATTCTTCCCTCGACTACATGTCCCCGCTGGACTTTGAAGCCTCACTCAACTAA
- a CDS encoding glutamate-5-semialdehyde dehydrogenase, with protein MTDSEIQSAILDMGRRARAASYALVKLSTTQKNAILHAMADEIRARQEVILAANALDLARAEQNGLSKAMIDRLALDPKRLQDISDALHEVAALPDPVGEQLRVWTRPNGLHIRKVRVPIGVIGIIFESRPNVTSDAASLCFKTGNATILRGGSEAIDSNRALAAALQAGGERVGLPPDSIQLIPFTDRASVEHMAKMDQYLDLIIPRGGKGLIEKVVACARMPVIKHYDGVCHVYVHADADLQMAADIIVNSKCQKPGVCNALETFLVHQDIAASFYPLIGQRLVEAKVEIRGDATALQHLGVPAQAATEEDWTTEYLDLILAAKTVSGLDEAIAHINRHGSHHTDSIITRDRSAAERFQHEVDSAVVLHNASTRFNDGGEFGFGAEIGISTDKLHARGPMGLAELCSYKYLVDGSGQTRV; from the coding sequence ATGACCGATTCCGAAATCCAGTCCGCCATCCTCGACATGGGCCGCCGGGCCCGTGCCGCCTCCTACGCCCTCGTCAAACTCTCCACCACGCAGAAAAACGCCATCCTACATGCGATGGCCGATGAGATCCGTGCACGACAAGAAGTCATCCTCGCGGCCAATGCCCTCGACCTCGCCCGTGCCGAGCAAAACGGCCTCAGCAAGGCCATGATCGACCGCCTCGCGCTCGATCCAAAGCGTTTGCAAGACATCTCCGACGCCTTGCATGAAGTCGCCGCCCTGCCCGATCCCGTCGGTGAGCAGCTCCGCGTCTGGACCCGCCCCAACGGCCTCCACATCCGCAAAGTCCGCGTTCCCATCGGTGTCATCGGCATCATCTTTGAATCACGCCCTAACGTCACGAGCGACGCCGCCTCGCTCTGCTTCAAAACCGGCAACGCCACCATCCTCCGTGGCGGCAGTGAGGCCATCGACAGCAACCGCGCCCTCGCCGCCGCGTTGCAGGCCGGTGGCGAACGCGTCGGTCTCCCGCCCGACAGCATCCAGCTCATCCCCTTCACCGACCGCGCCAGCGTCGAGCACATGGCGAAGATGGATCAATACCTCGACCTCATCATTCCCCGCGGTGGCAAAGGCTTGATCGAAAAAGTCGTCGCCTGCGCCCGCATGCCCGTCATCAAGCACTACGACGGCGTCTGCCACGTCTATGTCCACGCCGATGCCGATCTGCAGATGGCCGCCGACATCATCGTCAATTCCAAGTGCCAGAAGCCCGGCGTCTGCAACGCCCTCGAAACCTTCCTCGTCCATCAGGACATCGCCGCCTCCTTTTATCCGCTCATCGGCCAGCGCCTTGTCGAAGCCAAAGTCGAAATCCGTGGCGATGCCACCGCCTTGCAGCACCTCGGCGTGCCCGCCCAAGCCGCCACCGAGGAAGATTGGACCACCGAATACCTCGACCTCATCCTCGCCGCCAAAACCGTCAGCGGCTTGGATGAAGCCATCGCCCACATCAACCGCCACGGTTCCCACCACACCGACAGCATCATCACGCGGGATCGCAGTGCCGCCGAACGCTTCCAGCACGAGGTGGACAGCGCCGTCGTCCTTCACAACGCCAGCACGAGATTCAACGACGGCGGCGAATTCGGCTTCGGTGCCGAGATCGGCATCTCCACCGACAAACTCCACGCCCGCGGCCCCATGGGCCTCGCCGAGCTGTGCAGCTACAAGTATCTCGTGGATGGCAGTGGTCAGACGCGCGTGTAA
- a CDS encoding DUF1501 domain-containing protein gives MNLLPSSRRRFLQAGGIGALNLAIPGLVVGKDKLDASGKAVASKKRCIFLLLCGGPSQLDTWDLKPDAPSEIRGPYKPIRTKVPGMHLSELHPLLAKVTDHFCLIRSMTHPGPISNHFDAMHNLLSGQLIERVKQGEPDGLPYLGSVVAKHLPSEHNLVSNAWLIKCVGQPVFCAPNIGSGGYLGSAQAPVFIGSADNHPAMPNFKPPEIYDMGDPARLWERRKLLADLESKALADTPLGKDWSELREKAYDSMTRPEGRQAFDLTQETVAVRERYGMHPLGQNLLLARRMVEAGVRFVTVNGWVGPAPGEKDGGPPSSSWDMHGGNMGMGNAFGTGSYGMNFCLPRLDQALSALLSDLKQRGLLEDTLVVAVGEFGRTPIILTKGPPGRQHWPKCFSAIVAGCGIRGGAVYGESDKTASAPISDPVTVQDLHATVLHALGVPLNDLGMNTGLSRPPFSTGKPVLGLFG, from the coding sequence ATGAATCTCCTCCCGAGCTCCCGTCGCCGATTTCTTCAAGCCGGTGGCATCGGCGCTCTGAACCTCGCCATCCCGGGACTCGTCGTCGGGAAGGACAAGCTCGATGCCTCGGGCAAGGCAGTGGCTTCGAAGAAGCGCTGCATCTTCCTGCTGCTCTGCGGCGGTCCGAGCCAGCTCGACACTTGGGATCTGAAGCCCGACGCTCCGTCCGAAATCCGCGGACCCTACAAACCCATCCGCACCAAAGTGCCCGGCATGCACTTGAGCGAGCTCCATCCTCTGCTCGCGAAAGTCACCGATCACTTCTGCCTCATCCGCTCGATGACGCACCCAGGCCCGATCAGCAATCACTTCGACGCCATGCACAACCTGCTCAGCGGGCAGTTGATCGAGCGCGTCAAGCAAGGCGAGCCCGACGGCCTGCCCTACCTCGGTTCCGTCGTGGCCAAGCATCTTCCAAGCGAGCACAACCTCGTCTCCAACGCCTGGCTCATCAAATGCGTTGGGCAGCCCGTCTTCTGCGCGCCAAACATCGGCTCGGGCGGTTACCTCGGCTCCGCTCAAGCGCCGGTGTTCATCGGCTCCGCCGACAACCATCCCGCGATGCCGAACTTCAAACCACCGGAGATTTATGACATGGGCGATCCCGCCCGTCTGTGGGAACGGCGCAAACTGCTGGCCGATCTTGAATCCAAAGCCCTGGCCGACACCCCGCTTGGCAAGGACTGGAGTGAACTCCGCGAGAAAGCCTACGATTCCATGACCCGCCCCGAAGGTAGGCAGGCCTTTGACTTGACGCAGGAAACCGTCGCCGTGCGCGAGCGCTACGGCATGCATCCCCTCGGTCAAAATCTCCTCCTGGCCCGGCGCATGGTCGAGGCCGGCGTGCGCTTCGTTACCGTCAACGGCTGGGTCGGTCCCGCGCCGGGAGAAAAAGACGGCGGCCCGCCCAGTTCCAGTTGGGACATGCATGGCGGGAACATGGGCATGGGCAACGCCTTCGGCACCGGCTCTTACGGCATGAACTTCTGCCTGCCCCGCCTCGATCAGGCGCTCTCCGCCCTCCTCAGCGATTTGAAGCAGCGCGGTCTGCTCGAAGACACCCTCGTCGTCGCCGTCGGCGAATTCGGGCGCACGCCCATCATCCTGACGAAAGGGCCACCCGGGCGCCAACACTGGCCCAAGTGCTTCTCCGCCATTGTCGCTGGCTGCGGCATTCGCGGCGGTGCGGTTTATGGCGAGTCTGACAAAACCGCCTCCGCCCCGATCAGTGATCCCGTCACCGTCCAAGATCTCCACGCCACCGTGCTCCACGCCTTGGGTGTGCCCCTCAACGACCTCGGCATGAACACCGGCCTCTCCCGTCCCCCCTTCTCCACCGGCAAACCAGTCCTCGGCCTTTTCGGCTGA